AGCGGAGTGGGGGAAGGCGACATCACCGGATTGCCGGTGCGGGCAGGTTTGCGAGCCATGCGCTCCTTTCGGTCTTGCGAGTCGCAATCTAGGCGCGCTGCGCGATACGGCAAGGCGGAGCGACGAAGCGGGCGGTGGAAAAGACGAGCCGTTCCCGCATGGTGCGACAGGCGCGTCATTTCCGCTATGGCCCGCGCCCATGAAGCTAAGGACGATCCTCCCGCTCGCCGCTGCAATTGGCGTTGCAGCATGTTCCCCATCCGCCGACGACAATCCGCCCCCGGCCAAGGCAGCGTTGCCTGCCAGTGAGGACGCGCGGCTCGAATCGTTCCTCATCCAGCAGTTCGTCGCCGATGCACCGGTGAGCTACCGTGCGGGGCGGGTCGATCTCGACGGCGACGGAACCGACGAAGTGCTGGCCTATGTCGGCGGGCCGATGGTGTGTGGATCGGGCGGGTGCCCGTTGCTGGTGCTCAAGGACGACGGCAAGGACTTCAAGGTGCTGACCCAGACCAGCGTGACCCAGCTTCCCGTCGGGGTGCTCGACAGCAGGACCAATGGCATGCGTGACCTGTGGGTGACGATTGGGGGTGGCGGGGCCGAAGGCGGCACCGTCAAGCTGGCGTGGGACGGCAAGAGCTATCCCACAAACCCGACCGTCGATCCGGCCACCAAGATCGCCAAGCCGGGGATCGAAGTGATCGGCAAGGGCGACTTGCGCAAGCTGAGCACCAGCTAGATCCGCACAAGCGAGGGCGAATCAGTCAGACTTCTTGGCGACGGCGGTCTGTTCGTCGTCCTTGGCGGTGCGGCGTTTCCTGCGCCGCTCGGCCCTCAGGCCGACACCGACGCTCGCGCGCGGCTGGTCCATTTCGGTGCTGGCAACCGGGTAGGCGCAATAGTCGGCGGCATAGAATGCGGCCGGGCGGTGGTTGCCCGATAGCCCGATCCCGCCGAACGGTGCCTTGGAACTGGCCCCGTTGGTCGGCCGGTTCCAGTTGACGATACCGGCGCGGATACCGGCCCAGAACTTGTTGTAATCCTGCGGGGTTCCGCCGATCAGCGAAGCCGAGAGGCCGAACCGGGTGTTGTTCGCTTCGGCCAGCGCGGCGTCGAAATCGTCGACCTTCACGACCTGCAGCAGCGGGCCGAACAGTTCGACGTCCGGCTTCTCGTCCAGCGCGGTTACGTCGATCAGGGCAGGACTGACGAACGGCTTGCCCTCGTCCGGCCGGCTCATGTGCTTGATCGCCTTGCCGCCGTGCGACAGCAGGTAAAGGAAGCTTTCGCCCAGCTGGTCGGCGGCTTCGTTGTCGATCACGCAGCCCATGAACGGGGCGGGATCGGCAAACGGTTCGTCGAAGATGATCCGGTCGGCAATGTTTTTCACTTCGTCGACCACGGCATCGTACATGCTGGCCTTGACGATCAGCCGCCGCGCCGCGGTGCAGCGCTGGCCGGCCGAAGTGAACGCGCTTTGCACGATCAGCGCGGCTGCGTCGGTGACCTTGGGGGTGTCGAGCACGATGATCGGGTTGTTGCCGCCCATTTCGAGCGCAACGATCTTGCCCGGGTTGCTCGCCAGCTTGCGGTTGATCGCGATACCCGCCCGCGCGCTGCCGGTGAACAGCACGCCGTCGACGTCTGCATGGGCCACAAGCGCCTGGCCTTCGGTCGGCCCGCCGATCAGCAGCTGGACCACCGCTGCAGGGATCCCGGCGCGGTGGAAGCAACCGACCAGGAACTCGCCCACGGCAGGCGTTTTTTCGCTCGGCTTGAACACGACTGTGTTGCCCGCGATCAGCGCAGGGACGATGTGGCCGTTGGGCAGGTGGGCGGGGAAATTGTACGGCCCGAGCACGACCATGACGCCGTGCGGCTTGTGGCGCACCGCGGCGGTACCCTGGAGAGCGCTGTCGAGCTTCTTCTGCCCGGTCCGCTCGGCATAGGCGGTGACCGAGATATCGACCTTGGCGATCACCGATTCGACTTCGGTACGGGCTTCCCACAGTGGCTTGCCGGTTTCGCGCGCGATCAGTTCGGCCAGCTTGTCCTGGCCCTTGCGCACTTCATTGGCGAAGCGGCGGCACAGCTCGATACGGGTCGCCAGCGGCTGGCTCGCCCAGGCCGGGAACGCACGGCGCGCACGGTCGACCGTGGCATCGACATCGCCGGCCTTGCCGCGCCAGAGTTCGACACCGGTGGCCGGTTCGTATGAAATGAATTCGGCTTGCGACAAGCGATCAGTTCTCCCGTTCCTGCCGTCCCGCGGCAGGCCCATTTGCAGCGACCCGTTTGAGTGCGCAGGCAGCGCGCATCCCGAGGACGCGATCCTGCGCAACCATGATGAACATTTCCGAAACCGGGCCTTACGTCGAGTACGAAGACCGTTCAAGCCAAGTTGGCGTGCGGTTCGCTCTCGCGGCTTGCAGACGGGCGCACAGCGCGCGATAGGAGGGGCAGCAGGCGCCGACGCGGCGTTCGCGCTTCGCACGATTTGTACCTAGCCATGGATACCCGGCCCGCAGATGGACAGCGTCAAGGCATCAGCAGACATCGCGCAGCCCTACCCGGCGAACGGCGACCGGTCGTGGGCCGACCGCACCTGGCCGACTCAGGATCGACTCGATCTGCATTTCCGCGACTATCCCGGCAGCAGCGATCGCCCGCCGGTGATCTGCCTGCACGGGCTGACCCGGAACGCGCGCGATTTCGCTGTGCTGGCGGATTCGATCGCGGAGGAGTGGCGGGTGCTCGTTCCCGAGATGCGCGGGCGTGGCCAGTCGGACTATGCGAAGGATCCGGCGAGCTACAACCCGCTGCAGTATGCCGCGGACCTCAAGGAGCTGCTGGCGCAAGAGGGCATCGACCGGTTCGTGGCGATCGGCACTTCGCTCGGCGGGCTGATGACGATGCTGCTGGCCTTGACCGAGCCCGAGCGGATCGCCGGGGCGCTGCTCAACGACGTCGGTCCGGTGCTGTCACCCGAGGGTATTGCGCAAATTTCCGAATATGTCGGGCAGGGGCGCAGCTTTCCCACGTGGATGCACGCCGCGCGCGCGCTCGAAGCGCAGCACAACGGTGCGCATCCCGACTTCACGATCGACGACTGGCTGGCGATGGCCAAGCGCGTAATGCAGCTCGGTGCGGGCGGGCGGATTGCGTTCGATTACGACATGGCAATCGGTGACGCCTTTGTCGCGGGCAATGCCGAGCAGAGCGACGCCCCCGATATGTGGCCGGCTTTCGAAGCGCTCGCGGGGCGGCCGCTGGCACTGGTGCGCGGCGAGTTGTCGCAATTGCTGTCCACCGAAACCGCCGCTGAAATGAAGCGGCGGGTCCCCGAGCTCGATGTGGTCGTGATACCGCGCACCGGCCACGCGCCGCTGCTGACCGAGCCGCAGGCGCAAGCGGCTGTCGAATCGCTGCTCGCAAAGATCGCATGACCGACCGGGCCGACGACTGCGGGCCGCCGCGCATCCTGCACTTGCACTCGACCTTCGCGGCGGGCGGCAAGGAGCGGCGCGCAGTGCGGCTGATGAACGCATTCGGCGAACATGTCTCGCACGCGGTGGTGTCCGGCGTTCCCGGCGAACTGTCCGCTGCGAACGAGATCGATTCGGGCGTCGATGTCGATTATCCCGACGAATTCCCGGCGCTGAGCGGCAAGCCGACCCCGTGGCGCTTGCAGGCGATGGCGCAAGCGATGGCGGGATACGACCTCGTGCTGACCTACAACTGGGGTGCGATGGACGCGGTGATGGCGCATACGCTGTTCGGCAAGGCGATAGCGTTGCCGCCGCTGATCCACCACGAAGACGGGTTCAATGCCGACGAGCAATTGAAGCTCAAACGTGGGCGCAACTGGTACCGGCGGATCGCGTTGGGACGGGCGAGCGGGCTGGTGGTGCCCTCCGAGACGCTCGAGGGAATTGCGCTTACCACCTGGTCGCAACCGTTCGGACGGGTCCGGCGGATACCCAACGGGATCGACACCGCAGCATTCGCGGCGAAACCCAAGCCCGATGCCTTGCGCGGCGTGATCAAGCACGAGGGAGAGCTGTGGGTCGGTACGGTGGCCGGGCTGCGTTCGGTCAAGGCGCTGCCTCGGCTGGTGCGCGCGTTCGCCGCCTTGCCCGAGCCGTGGCAGCTTGTGATCGTCGGCGAGGGCAATGAACTCGATGCCATCCGCGCGGAAGCATCGCATCTCGGGGTCGATCACCGGCTGCATTTGCCCGGATTCGTGCCCGATCCGGCAAACTATATAGGGCTGTTCGATATCTTCGCGCTCTCGTCGCTGAGCGAACAGTTCCCGATCTCGCTGGTCGAAGCGATGGCCGCCGGATTGCCCGCAGCGGCCCCCGCGGTCGGTGACATCAGGGAGATGGTTGCCGAGGAGAACGAACCCTTCATCGTCGAGCCGGGAGACATCGCAGCGCTTTCGATGGCGCTGGTGTCACTGGCGGCCGATGGCGACCTGCGCCGTTCCGTAGGAGAAGCCAACCGGGCCAAGGCGCGCGCAGAGTTTGACGAAGCCAAGATGATCGCAGCCTATCGCCGGCTCTATTCGAGCGCGCTCGGCCGCGAGATTCCTGCCTAAAACGGCGCGTACCGCCTTCACCTGCAGTTCACACGGGCGGGGACAGTCTGGCTTTGCGATTGAATTGACCCGGCTATCGTCTAAAGACCCCTCCACCCATTACCGGCAACCAACGGAGCGAGCCCCCAAGTGGCCCTGACACCCGGCAAATCCCTTTCTCGAGAAGAAAAGCGCGCCCAGCAGCGCGCCGCCGAAGACGAGGTCCTGCTGCGCGAGGTCGACGATGCCGTCCGGCAAGACCAGTATGCGGATTTCTACCGCCGCTACGGGAAGGCGATCATCGGCCTGGTGATTCTCGGCCTTGCCGCATTCGGCGGTTACCTGTGGTATCAGGAGCACCTCAACGCGCAGCGCGAGACGGCGTCCGAAACACTGGTCACCGCGCTCGACCAGGTCCAGGCGCGCAACCTTGCGACCGGCGACAAGGACCTTGCTCCGATTCTCGAAGGCAATGACGAGGGCGCGAAAACGGCTGCGCAGATGCTCAAGGCGGGCATCGCGATGGAGCAGAAGAAGCCGGCCGACGCGGCCAAGCTGTTCGAAGCGGTGGCTGCCGACCCCAAGGCACCCAAGCCGATGCGCGATGCCGCCACGGTGCGCGCGGTTGCAGCCAGTTACGATACGATGAAGCCGGCCGACGTGATCGCCCGGCTCCAGCCGCTGGCAGTGCCCGGATCGCCGTGGTTCGGCAGCGCCGGGGAAATGGTCGCGATGGCCTATCTCGACCAGGGCAAGAATGCCGAAGCGGGCAAGCTGTTTTCCAGCATTGCGGAAGACAAGGACACCCCCGACACTCTGAAGAGCAGGGCGCGCCAGATGGCCGGACTGCTGGGGGTCGATTCGATCAAGGATGTCGACACCGTGATCAAGCAGCCGGGGATCAATTCCGAAGTAGCAGGCGGCCCGGCACAATGACGGCGCGCGCGACACCGATGACAGGGAATACACGAGCGATGACGGCGAGGGTTTTATCGACGACTGGGCGGGTAGTGCTGATCCTGGCGCTCGCGACCAGCGTTGCGGGCTGCAAGGTGTTTGGCGGCAAGGGACCGCGCACGACACCGACGATCGGCAACCGCCTTCCGATCCTGTCACAGATCGAAAACGGGGCCAAGGTCGATCCGGGGCTGGCCGGGATTTCGGTCGTGCTGCCGCCGCCGACTGACAATCCCGACTGGGCGCAGGCCGGCGGCACCGCGAACAAGGGGCCGGGCAACCTCGCGCTGGCCGACAACCCGCAACGGATCTGGACCGCGCAGGTCGCCGGTTCGACCGATCGCCGCCGCCTCGCCGCCGCACCGGTGGTCGGGGGCGGCAAGCTGTTCGTGTCCGACACCGACGGGGTAGTGAGCGCGTTCGATGCCAACACCGGGGCGAAGGTGTGGTCCGACAAGACCGAGCTCGATGGCGCACCTGCGGCGGCCAACTTCGGCGGCGGCGTCAGCTACGCCAACGGCCATGTCTATGCCACCAACGGGGTTGGCGAAGTGGTCGCGCTGGACGCCAATACCGGCAACGAGATCTGGCGTGTCCACCCGGCGGGCCCGCTGCGCGGGGCGCCGACGATCGCATTCGGTTCGGTCTACGTGATGACGCAGGACAACCAGATCTTCGCGCTCGCTGAAACCGATGGGTCGGTGCAGTGGCAGGAATCGGGATCGAGCGCGCAGACCGGCGTGTTCGGCGTGGCAGCTCCGGCTGCCGGCCAGGGCACGGTGGTTGCCGGATACTCGACTGGCGAACTGGTCGCCTATCGCTACGAAAACGGCCGGGTACTGTGGTCCGATGCACTCGCGCGGACGTCAATTTCGACCGAGGTCGGTGCGCTGACCGACATCGATGCCGATCCGATCATCGACCGTGGCCGGGTCTACGCACTGGGCCAGGGCGGCCGCATGGCGGCTTACGAGCTGGTCACCGGCCAACGCATCTGGGAACTCAACCTCGCAGGCATTTCTACACCGGCGGTTTCGGGCGAGTGGATCTTCACGCTGACCGACCAGGGCAAACTTCTGGCGATCTCGCGCAACACAGGAAAGGTGCGGTGGATCGCCGACCTGCCGCGCTACAAGAACGAAAAGAAGAAGAAGGACGCGATCTTCTGGCGCGGACCGGTGCTGGCGGGCAACCAGCTGTGGGTCGTCAACACACTGGGGCAAGTCTGGACCGTGAGCGTAGGCGAAGGCTCCGCCGCAAGCTGGCAGCGGCTCAATGGGCCGGTATCGCTGCCGCCGATCGTGGCCAATAAAACGCTCTATATCCTCGACGACAGCGGACGGATCTACGCCTTCCGCTGATCCTTCGGCAGGCGCGGGATAAAGTGTTCGGGCGGAACAGGTTTCCGGCCTCTTAACCCTTTTGCCTTACGGGTTGCCCGCACATGAGCGAGCAATCCGCCTCCCTTCCGGCGCAGCGCCCCGCGAGCGACGTTTCGGCAGCTGTCGGCCTGGCCGGCCTGGCCGGGCTGTTCGTGTGGGTGATGTTCTGCCGTCATTGGCCGTATCTCGTCGACACCTTCGGCCTGCCGGGGCCCCACGCACGGCTCGACGGGCCGTATGCCGCGCTCACCTCGCTGGTGTTCGTGGCGCTGCCGATGGTCGCGGTCTCGCTGATCAAGGACAAGGTCCACTTGCGTCCGTCGACCGGGATCGACTGGGCCCGCCCGCATTCGCTGGCCGAAGTCGCCGAGGTCTCGATCATCAAGCTCGGCGGGCTGTGGGCGACGTGGGCCGGAATCGGCCTGATGTACGGCCTCGCAAGGTGGTACTGGAGCGGCGACTACCTGTTCGCAATGGAAGTGATCGGGTATGCGGCCGCTCCGCTTTTCGTGCTCTCGATCCCTTATGTGCTGTGGCTCGACCGCTACCTCGTCAATCCGCGCGACCATGCGTGGCACTTCGGAGCCATGCTGCTTCGCCACGGCAATTACGACATCGCCGAAGTGAAGAAGCACTGGCGTGCGTGGATCATCAAGGGGTTCTTCGGCGCGTTCATGATCTCGATCCTGCCCGGCGGGTTCCAAGGCGTGGTCAACACCGATTTCGGCGCGATCGCCGCCAACCCGGTGGAGATCGGCATGGCACTGGTCAGCCTGCTCTTCCTGATCGACGTGCAGGTCGGGA
Above is a window of Tsuneonella mangrovi DNA encoding:
- a CDS encoding methyltransferase family protein, with translation MSEQSASLPAQRPASDVSAAVGLAGLAGLFVWVMFCRHWPYLVDTFGLPGPHARLDGPYAALTSLVFVALPMVAVSLIKDKVHLRPSTGIDWARPHSLAEVAEVSIIKLGGLWATWAGIGLMYGLARWYWSGDYLFAMEVIGYAAAPLFVLSIPYVLWLDRYLVNPRDHAWHFGAMLLRHGNYDIAEVKKHWRAWIIKGFFGAFMISILPGGFQGVVNTDFGAIAANPVEIGMALVSLLFLIDVQVGTVGYLVTMRPLDAHIRSGNPFLAGWVAALLCYPPLNGIGVLDYGVGTPGMAENNWTFWFAGHPGVMWVWAALLTGLTGYYAWATVAFGLRFSNLTYRGVITNGPYAFTRHPAYLAKNTFWWLSTLPFLVTDGSTVDAVRNGFFLACVSGIYYWRARTEEMHLLSEDAKYRAYHAWMAEHGAITARLRKLLRGEWLRRPAAPAIPEPAE
- a CDS encoding tetratricopeptide repeat protein encodes the protein MALTPGKSLSREEKRAQQRAAEDEVLLREVDDAVRQDQYADFYRRYGKAIIGLVILGLAAFGGYLWYQEHLNAQRETASETLVTALDQVQARNLATGDKDLAPILEGNDEGAKTAAQMLKAGIAMEQKKPADAAKLFEAVAADPKAPKPMRDAATVRAVAASYDTMKPADVIARLQPLAVPGSPWFGSAGEMVAMAYLDQGKNAEAGKLFSSIAEDKDTPDTLKSRARQMAGLLGVDSIKDVDTVIKQPGINSEVAGGPAQ
- the astD gene encoding succinylglutamate-semialdehyde dehydrogenase; the protein is MGLPRDGRNGRTDRLSQAEFISYEPATGVELWRGKAGDVDATVDRARRAFPAWASQPLATRIELCRRFANEVRKGQDKLAELIARETGKPLWEARTEVESVIAKVDISVTAYAERTGQKKLDSALQGTAAVRHKPHGVMVVLGPYNFPAHLPNGHIVPALIAGNTVVFKPSEKTPAVGEFLVGCFHRAGIPAAVVQLLIGGPTEGQALVAHADVDGVLFTGSARAGIAINRKLASNPGKIVALEMGGNNPIIVLDTPKVTDAAALIVQSAFTSAGQRCTAARRLIVKASMYDAVVDEVKNIADRIIFDEPFADPAPFMGCVIDNEAADQLGESFLYLLSHGGKAIKHMSRPDEGKPFVSPALIDVTALDEKPDVELFGPLLQVVKVDDFDAALAEANNTRFGLSASLIGGTPQDYNKFWAGIRAGIVNWNRPTNGASSKAPFGGIGLSGNHRPAAFYAADYCAYPVASTEMDQPRASVGVGLRAERRRKRRTAKDDEQTAVAKKSD
- a CDS encoding alpha/beta fold hydrolase, with translation MDSVKASADIAQPYPANGDRSWADRTWPTQDRLDLHFRDYPGSSDRPPVICLHGLTRNARDFAVLADSIAEEWRVLVPEMRGRGQSDYAKDPASYNPLQYAADLKELLAQEGIDRFVAIGTSLGGLMTMLLALTEPERIAGALLNDVGPVLSPEGIAQISEYVGQGRSFPTWMHAARALEAQHNGAHPDFTIDDWLAMAKRVMQLGAGGRIAFDYDMAIGDAFVAGNAEQSDAPDMWPAFEALAGRPLALVRGELSQLLSTETAAEMKRRVPELDVVVIPRTGHAPLLTEPQAQAAVESLLAKIA
- a CDS encoding PQQ-binding-like beta-propeller repeat protein; the encoded protein is MTARVLSTTGRVVLILALATSVAGCKVFGGKGPRTTPTIGNRLPILSQIENGAKVDPGLAGISVVLPPPTDNPDWAQAGGTANKGPGNLALADNPQRIWTAQVAGSTDRRRLAAAPVVGGGKLFVSDTDGVVSAFDANTGAKVWSDKTELDGAPAAANFGGGVSYANGHVYATNGVGEVVALDANTGNEIWRVHPAGPLRGAPTIAFGSVYVMTQDNQIFALAETDGSVQWQESGSSAQTGVFGVAAPAAGQGTVVAGYSTGELVAYRYENGRVLWSDALARTSISTEVGALTDIDADPIIDRGRVYALGQGGRMAAYELVTGQRIWELNLAGISTPAVSGEWIFTLTDQGKLLAISRNTGKVRWIADLPRYKNEKKKKDAIFWRGPVLAGNQLWVVNTLGQVWTVSVGEGSAASWQRLNGPVSLPPIVANKTLYILDDSGRIYAFR
- a CDS encoding glycosyltransferase family 4 protein, which gives rise to MTDRADDCGPPRILHLHSTFAAGGKERRAVRLMNAFGEHVSHAVVSGVPGELSAANEIDSGVDVDYPDEFPALSGKPTPWRLQAMAQAMAGYDLVLTYNWGAMDAVMAHTLFGKAIALPPLIHHEDGFNADEQLKLKRGRNWYRRIALGRASGLVVPSETLEGIALTTWSQPFGRVRRIPNGIDTAAFAAKPKPDALRGVIKHEGELWVGTVAGLRSVKALPRLVRAFAALPEPWQLVIVGEGNELDAIRAEASHLGVDHRLHLPGFVPDPANYIGLFDIFALSSLSEQFPISLVEAMAAGLPAAAPAVGDIREMVAEENEPFIVEPGDIAALSMALVSLAADGDLRRSVGEANRAKARAEFDEAKMIAAYRRLYSSALGREIPA